The Juglans microcarpa x Juglans regia isolate MS1-56 chromosome 2S, Jm3101_v1.0, whole genome shotgun sequence genome has a window encoding:
- the LOC121251676 gene encoding uncharacterized protein LOC121251676, with protein MSESFLVHYILNTLPHQYGPFKISYNTHKDKWSINELMTMCVQEERRLMMEQGESAMLATHEKGKSQAKLKGKGKITPQCGIKKDSRCFFCKNKGHMNKECAKFQKWLADKGFAKPKEASWK; from the exons ATGTCGGAGTCCTTCCTGGTGCACTACATCTTGAACACCCTCCCGCATCAATATGGACCattcaaaatctcatacaacacacataaggataaatggtcaattaatGAACTCATGACCATGTGTGTTCAAGAGGAAAGGAGACTGATGATGGAACAGGGTGAAAGTGCAATGCTGGCAACGCATGAAAAGGGCAAATCTCAAGCCAAACTGAAAGGAAAAGGCAAAATAACTCCCCAATGTGGTATTAAGAAAGATTCCAGGtgttttttctgtaaaaataaagGACACATGAATAAGGAATGCGCCAAATTCCAGAAATGGCTTGCAGACAAAG GGTTTGCAAAACCTAAGGAAGCCAGTTGGAAGTGA
- the LOC121251677 gene encoding 2Fe-2S ferredoxin-like isoform X1 — protein sequence MIMSVPKLSRRVGDWILKELSRGESAPIIRAGHVQRPYSQYLKPIFGRQTETNMFQGALFQKHHHFSTITADTASEVESEENKKISVTFVDKEGEEKQIMVPLGMSMLEAALENDMELEGACEGSLACSTCHVIVMDTEYYNKLEDPTDEENDMLDLAFGLSETSRLGCQVIAKPELDGIRLAIPTATRNFAVDV from the exons ATGATTATGTCAGTTCCTAAACTTTCAAGACGAGTTGGTGATTGGATTCTCAAAGAGCTCTCAAGAG GAGAATCTGCACCCATTATAAGAGCAGGACATGTTCAAAGGCCTTACAGCCAATATTTGAAACCAATT TTTGGACGTCAAACAGAAACAAACATGTTCCAGGGAGCCTTATTTCAGAAGCATCATCATTTCTCTACCATTACTGCTGACACTGCATCTGAGGTAGAGAGTGAAGAGAACAAAAA GATATCTGTCACATTTGTTGACAAGGAGGGAGAGGAAAAGCAGATTATGGTCCCCCTTGGAATGTCCATGTTAGAAGCTGCTCTTGAAAATGATATGGAACTTGAAG GAGCATGTGAAGGCTCGCTTGCCTGTTCAACGTGTCACGTGATTGTTATG GACACGGAGTACTACAACAAGTTAGAAGACCCTACGGATGAGGAAAATGACATGCTGGATCTGGCCTTCGGCCTTTCTGAAAC GTCTCGTCTTGGTTGTCAAGTGATTGCAAAACCCGAACTTGATGGAATTCGTTTAGCAATTCCCACTGCGACAAGAAACTTTGCAGTTGATGTTTAA
- the LOC121251677 gene encoding adrenodoxin-like protein 2, mitochondrial isoform X2, whose protein sequence is MIMSVPKLSRRVGDWILKELSRGESAPIIRAGHVQRPYSQYLKPIFGRQTETNMFQGALFQKHHHFSTITADTASEVESEENKKISVTFVDKEGEEKQIMVPLGMSMLEAALENDMELEGHFWTQLLMDHFNCNMGLLLLSPSLYHALFFLGDRSSSFGSM, encoded by the exons ATGATTATGTCAGTTCCTAAACTTTCAAGACGAGTTGGTGATTGGATTCTCAAAGAGCTCTCAAGAG GAGAATCTGCACCCATTATAAGAGCAGGACATGTTCAAAGGCCTTACAGCCAATATTTGAAACCAATT TTTGGACGTCAAACAGAAACAAACATGTTCCAGGGAGCCTTATTTCAGAAGCATCATCATTTCTCTACCATTACTGCTGACACTGCATCTGAGGTAGAGAGTGAAGAGAACAAAAA GATATCTGTCACATTTGTTGACAAGGAGGGAGAGGAAAAGCAGATTATGGTCCCCCTTGGAATGTCCATGTTAGAAGCTGCTCTTGAAAATGATATGGAACTTGAAG gGCATTTTTGGACACAGCTCTTGATGGACCATTTTAACTGTAACATGGGGCTGCTCTTGCTCTCCCCTTCCCTTTATCATGCTTTGTTTTTCTTGGGAGACCGAAGTTCTTCTTTCGG GAGCATGTGA